In Mobula hypostoma chromosome 10, sMobHyp1.1, whole genome shotgun sequence, a single genomic region encodes these proteins:
- the LOC134352586 gene encoding galectin-5-like isoform X1, which produces MCGSCDIAFHFNVRYDESAVICNMVEHDCWGSEERKEHIPIKAGTFFELIFKAQYYGFQVSTNGHHLLEYSLRLPLTRVDTLKISGDVHVNTITFKNPNVTPAYPPPAYTPCQSFTGTCPPVTILNPVVPYQAYIGSIRPQQLIKVIGTANINSHRFTVNLMASCSDNIALHINQRFDQDAVVRTSRIDTNWGVEERDVPFLPFVPGQTFELQIHVEPTCYKVLVNGRHLFNYNHRLQPLSQIDTLEVSGDVTLFLVQY; this is translated from the exons ATGTGCGGCTCCTGCGACATTGCCTTTCACTTCAACGTGCGCTACGATGAATCTGCTGTGATCTGCAATATGGTGGAGCATGATTGCTGGGGATCTGAAGAGAGGAAAGAGCATATTCCCATCAAAGCCGGGACGTTCTTTGAGCTGATCTTTAAAGCACAGTACTATGGTTTCCAG GTTTCTACGAATGGACATCACTTGTTGGAATACAGCCTCAGGCTGCCCCTGACCAGAGTGGACACTCTGAAGATTTCGGGAGATGTTCATGTGAACACCATCACTTTTAAGAACCCAAAT GTCACTCCAGCGTATCCTCCTCCTGCTTATACCCCATGTCAGTCTTTTACC GGTACATGTCCCCCAGTGACTATACTTAATCCG GTCGTTCCGTACCAGGCCTATATCGGAAGCATCCGGCCTCAGCAGCTGATAAAGGTTATTGGGACTGCGAATATTAACTCTCACCG GTTTACTGTGAATCTGATGGCGAGTTGTTCTGACAACATTGCCCTCCACATCAACCAACGATTCGATCAAGACGCGGTAGTGCGAACCTCCAGGATCGACACGAACTGGGGAGTTGAGGAGAGAGACGTACCATTCCTCCCCTTTGTACCTGGCCAGACGTTTGAG CTTCAGATCCACGTTGAACCAACCTGCTACAAAGTCCTGGTGAATGGAAGGCACCTGTTTAACTACAACCACAGGTTACAGCCCCTGAGCCAGATCGATACACTGGAAGTCTCCGGTGATGTCACCCTTTTTCTTGTGCAGTACTAA
- the LOC134352586 gene encoding galectin-9-like isoform X2, with the protein MCGSCDIAFHFNVRYDESAVICNMVEHDCWGSEERKEHIPIKAGTFFELIFKAQYYGFQVSTNGHHLLEYSLRLPLTRVDTLKISGDVHVNTITFKNPNVVPYQAYIGSIRPQQLIKVIGTANINSHRFTVNLMASCSDNIALHINQRFDQDAVVRTSRIDTNWGVEERDVPFLPFVPGQTFELQIHVEPTCYKVLVNGRHLFNYNHRLQPLSQIDTLEVSGDVTLFLVQY; encoded by the exons ATGTGCGGCTCCTGCGACATTGCCTTTCACTTCAACGTGCGCTACGATGAATCTGCTGTGATCTGCAATATGGTGGAGCATGATTGCTGGGGATCTGAAGAGAGGAAAGAGCATATTCCCATCAAAGCCGGGACGTTCTTTGAGCTGATCTTTAAAGCACAGTACTATGGTTTCCAG GTTTCTACGAATGGACATCACTTGTTGGAATACAGCCTCAGGCTGCCCCTGACCAGAGTGGACACTCTGAAGATTTCGGGAGATGTTCATGTGAACACCATCACTTTTAAGAACCCAAAT GTCGTTCCGTACCAGGCCTATATCGGAAGCATCCGGCCTCAGCAGCTGATAAAGGTTATTGGGACTGCGAATATTAACTCTCACCG GTTTACTGTGAATCTGATGGCGAGTTGTTCTGACAACATTGCCCTCCACATCAACCAACGATTCGATCAAGACGCGGTAGTGCGAACCTCCAGGATCGACACGAACTGGGGAGTTGAGGAGAGAGACGTACCATTCCTCCCCTTTGTACCTGGCCAGACGTTTGAG CTTCAGATCCACGTTGAACCAACCTGCTACAAAGTCCTGGTGAATGGAAGGCACCTGTTTAACTACAACCACAGGTTACAGCCCCTGAGCCAGATCGATACACTGGAAGTCTCCGGTGATGTCACCCTTTTTCTTGTGCAGTACTAA